The Salmo salar chromosome ssa06, Ssal_v3.1, whole genome shotgun sequence sequence gtacAGTTGCCTACTCTCTACAGTAGGTAAGAACCAAATACCATGGGTCGTGTTTGATAACATCCATGAATCCACCATGGCCTTTTGGATTTACAGACACTTGATTCCTTCACAGGGATGAGACATTGGGTGTTGACTGACCAATGATAACATATTTAGTTGAAAAAGCAGTTCTGAGGAAGAACATGAGTTCCACCTTCCTTGGTTTAAAcatttgtaaagaggaatgaaaATCATGCAGGGTGTCAGTGAGTATCGGGGTGGACGGTGTTGACAACATAATGATACAAACCGATGTCAAACTGTAAGAGGAGAGAATCCAATTCATCAAGAGAGTTCAGTAGAAAATAACTGGCGTGAAGAGACGGTGCTCACCTCTGAGGTAAGAAAGCTGCTTTGGTTTAACAGTTGTATTCAGGTGGTACTGTATCCTTGAGCTTACGTGGCAGCAAAACATGTTACATAGAACATCGGCTGACTACTTTATTTACATTTGTAATAACACAATTATTATcacgttttcattttttttgtcttcCCTTTGACCAATTAGCCAAACTTCAATCACGGAGGACTGGTCCTTTCTTGCCTTCCTGTTGGACAAAGTACAATCCCACTCTACGGTTGTCGGGAAGGTTTGACTGACTGTCCTGTTTGTGTTTAGACTGCTGGTACTGGTGGCAGGGATCGACAAAGTATGGGGAGATGAACAATCCTATATGGTCTGCAAAACACTTTCATCGGGCTGTAAGAGTTTGTGCTAAGACCGGGCTTTCCCCATCTCCCACATCTGCTTCTGGGTTCTTCAGATCGTCTTCATCTCCACCACCACTCGGGTTTACCTGGCTCATGTCATACACGTCATCCGCAGGGAGAACCAGCTAAGACACCAACAATCAAAAGGAAATAATGGAATTGTGAAATCACCACGAAATACACTGATGCCAAGGAGAAAGTTCACATATAGGGGACCTTGCTTGTCAGTAACATGTTCATGTGTTTTTTTAAGATTCTATTTGAGGTTGGATTCATAGTGGGTCAGTATTCCCTGTATGGCTTCGTGTTGCCCAGTAAGATTAAATGCAGTGGATACCCATGTAAGGGAGACCGTGTAGAGTGCTTCATGTCATGGCCCACTGAGAACGCTATCTTTATCATCTTCTTGCAGGTGATGGCTTGTGTCTCTTTGCTCCTCAATGTGGTTGAGATGTTCTACCTGATTGGGTCAAAGGTTAGGCAGGGGCGTAGCAGCCCTTCAGCAGCTGGAGATGTATGCACTTAATGACAAACACAGTTTGATAAAGATGCGTTTTGCTAGATGTCCGGTTGAATCGCTGTCTATCTTCGTAATTAGTTTTCTCATGTATAGATATCCATGCTGATGAAAGCCATGCAGTGTAGACCTCACAACTATAACAAGAGATCCCAAATACAGTAGAATGCTGTTGATTTTACCAGTGATCTCTGACTCTGTTGTGTAACACTGATTGAATGTATTGCATAGATGTTTCATTTGTGTTACACCCTTTTACCACCATGGGGTGTGGCATATGCAGGTAACACTGGGATGTTGTAATGAATAATGAGACATTGCTGAGTTGTGACTTAAATATCTCATATGTCTAGGAATGTTAGAGGAGATTAGATGCACAGGCTACCGACATCTGGGTTaacggcggcaggtagcctagtggttgagagcgttgggcaagtaactgaaaggtcgctggtttgaatcccttagtcggctaggtgaaaaatctgcctaTGTgcatttgagcaaggcacttaaccctaaaatGCTCCTTTAatttgctctggataagactgtctgctaaatgattaaaatgtgaCTGAATTCGTTGTTTTTTGTGTGCGTTTCTTGGGTGACACCTAGCCAGGTGTTGTAACCAGAATGTGAACCCCAACCTAGCAAGGGGGCAGGAGGCAAACCATGCCAGCTCGGCCGAGGGCCACGTGTTGGTTGTGGGAAAACCGACACGGTTTTAGATACAAACTGTTTGATTGATACAGGTTCCACGGGGTGCATGATCACAGAGAGTTTCTTTAAAGAAACCTACACCTTGAAGCTGAAGGTGTAGGTCTGCTGTCAGATTGTGGTTGGCTTGTGCTGAAGCAGAAAAGGGTCTAGACATCCCTTATGTAGGCAACCTAGAGTTGGATGTACTGGTAATAGGTAAAACCCTTTCAAAAccaaaattattttattttatatttatatattttctccccaatttcgtgatatccccaattggtagttacagtcttgtcccgtaCGGACtccggagaggcgaaggtcgagagccatgcgtcctccgaaacatgaccaaaccctcccctaaaccggacgaagctgggacaattgtgcaccgccttatgggtctcctggtcgtggccggctgcaacatcgaacccgggtctgtagtgatgcctcaaacactgcgatacagtgccttagactgctgccaaTCTCGGGAGGCCAAAACAGGGAATTCTGTCATGTCTGCTCCCGGTCTTCCCCCTGGGCGCACGAGGGCGccggctccccagcattacgcactcctgccaccatcattacgcacacctgcttccCTTGTCACGCGCATTAGCAATTTATTGgattcacctggactcaatcacctgtttattacctcccctatatttgtcagttccccagctctgttccccgctgctgcattgattgtcgTCTGTCTTTGTATatccgtgtgctgacgctgttcctgtcttgttccatGTCTGTTCCTAATGAAATGTTGACTCCCGTACCTGATTCTCGactccagcgtcggtccttaTAGAATTCTAGTTGTCAAGGACTCCATGGACCCAGATATcagggagagaaaaggggaggtTCCAGGACCAGTGGGAATGAATGTAATTCAAAATTATTTCAGCATTCTCAAGCAGCATCATGGTCCACAATACTGCCAGATACCAGTGTGAAGCCACATTTAGGCAGGCCTTAGAGGTATGTTGAGCCTAGGACAAACAGGACAACAAGTTTGTAAATCTTCTCTCCCCTGCAGACCTTTTAATCCCACTATGAAGTTGGTCTCAGCCACTGGCTGCCAGGATGGGCTGAGctcaggggtaccagtactgttAGAATCTTTGACACCAGAGGAAGGTGACTTACCAGCAGGTATCTTGATCACCTTTATAGCTCAAGAAACAGGCCAGTTAATGATGCCAGTTATGAATGTGGGGGTAGCGAATGTGTATCTGGAACCAGGTATGCATTTAGCCTCCGCCCAGTCAGCAGAGGTGGTGTTTAGCAGTTCAGAAACAAAGGTTATGTTTACAGGTTTTCCCGATGagagtaggtctactgtattcaTAGAACATATTCAGGTGTGTTCAAAACCAGATAAACCATCCATTTCACAACAGGTGAACGATCTACAGTTTCACAAATTGAGTCCATCTCAGGAAGAACAGGTCAGGGGTTTACTGCGTAAGTACTCGGATGTTTTTGCTAAAGGGGATGGAGATGTAGGATACACTGACCTGATAGAACATGAGATTCCTCACATAGATGATGTTCCAGTATGTCAGAGGTACAGATGTTTTCCACCAAGTCAGTAGAAGAAGGTCAAGGCTCACATCAAACTGCTGTTAGAGCAGAAGATTATCAGGGAGACGGCAAGCCCGCATTCCTCACCTACAGTTATTGTTATGAAGAAGGATGGCTCAATAAAGATGTGGATGGATTACAGGAGACTGAATGCTACAACGAGACGAGATGCTTACCCACTCCCAAGAAGTGAAGAATCCTGGATGCACTGAGTGGCGCCTGCTGGTTCCCCACCCTGGAGCTGGTGAGTGGCTTCAACCAGGTGGAGGTGGCAGAGAAAGACAAACACAAAACTGCTTTTTTCCCCCCGGATGCCTGCGACACGGGACTAGGGGCCCAGGTACACGATAGAGGggagcaaaaaataaaatagcaaacaaaataaaacatcaacaatatgaccatacattgagaagtggtctgtggtccccacctgcagaaccactcctttattgggggtgtcctgCTAATTGCcaatcatttccacctgttgtctattccatttgcacaacagcatgtggcatttattgtcaatcagtgttgcttcctaagtggacagtttgatttcacagaagtgtgattgacttggagttatattgtgttttttaagtgttccctttatttttttgagcagtgtacttgcGTCTCATAAAATTAAACCATAATTGACTtgcaatatactgtacattcctGCAGATATACATACAGCCTGTAGTCTACAGCCTCATTGCACACACATTTGCTATAGTCCATTATTACCATGAAGATTTTGTTGCACCTCTTGACCGAAGAAGACAATGCTATATTTACGGCTTGTATTTTTTTCTGAGTCATTCAAATCACTGATACAGTATACACATCATAGTCTAGTTTTGCTGCACGATTTACTTTTTTATatgctgtacatacagtatattgacaGGAGAAAATATGATGGTATAAAACATCACACCAGTCGCCTGTTTATagttatttaaatgttttcctcatcttATAACATAAAATACACTCTAGGCAAAGctcacattttttacattttatttacaaccacataaaataaatacaaaaatcaaACTGACATATTTACAAATATTGAAAGTCACAaatattttctggattttgttttgGTCACTTTAGGTCAGTGTGGTTTCAATAACCCAAACAATGTATGATGAATCACATTATATTAAGATTCATACATGATCACACTGAGGAGTGACAAGACCGCTGAAAATTAGGTTGCAATCCATTTGATTTCCTTCTATTGCACACCATGAACAAATACAACATGTTGGCTTGGTTAACCAGAGGACAATAAATTAAAGCTCAAAGTTTTGGTCCTGTTACACGTACTGCATTGTATTAACCCATACTTATAGAATCAAGCCGAGCCTAACAATATTTTTTAGACACTGCATTATTTTAGGACTGAAAAGTTTCAGTGTCATCCTTTCTCTGCCACTGAATAGCTGAGTGGTGATCAATGATTTCAGGCAGTGCTGCCTCCATCCAGACAGCTGTGCATTGCGATGGCTGGGACTTGTTTGGCTCGTCTTCTTGAGCCAGAGCCACACGTAGAGCAGATCAGATAAAATATCTCCACCACATTCAGCAGCAGAGATACACACGCCACCACCAGCATAAAGATGATGAAGATGGTCTTCTCTGTTGGTCGTGACATGAAACATTCTACAGTGAACGGACAGGGAGCTTTGCTGCATTCAATCTTGGGTTCCAGAATAAACCCATACAAGTAATACTGACCCACTATAAACGCTATCTCAAGCAGAATCCTGAACAAGATATTGACTGTGTAACTAGCCAGCAATTCACCTTTGATTTTGACATGACCCTTCTCATCAGAATACTTAGGCATTTTCCCCATCTCATTGCCTGCC is a genomic window containing:
- the gja12.1 gene encoding gap junction Cx32.2 protein encodes the protein MGEWGFLSSLLGKVQSHFTVIGKVWMTVLFIFRIMVLGAGAEKVWGDEQSNMICNTKQPGCKNVCYDHAFPISHIRFWVLQIIFVSTPTLVYLGHVMHVIHKENKLRQWLSQAGNEMGKMPKYSDEKGHVKIKGELLASYTVNILFRILLEIAFIVGQYYLYGFILEPKIECSKAPCPFTVECFMSRPTEKTIFIIFMLVVACVSLLLNVVEIFYLICSTCGSGSRRRAKQVPAIAMHSCLDGGSTA